Proteins encoded in a region of the Clostridia bacterium genome:
- the rpoD gene encoding RNA polymerase sigma factor RpoD, whose amino-acid sequence MQVNLNEKQKQEVERLISLGKTKGYLTYDEIAARFVTEFEASAEMMDEVLKLINDEGVQILENITQIDNDDEDIDKLMRDVSVDDPVKMYLKDIGKVPLLTAEEETRLAKLMAEGDEDAKNKLSESNLRLVVSIAKRYVGRGMQFLDLIQEGNLGLLKAVEKFDHTKGFRFSTYATWWIRQAITRAIADQARTIRIPVHMVETINKLIRVTRQLLQSLGREPTPEEIAEEMGISVEKVREIQKIAQDPVSLETPIGEEEDSHLGDFVPDENAVSPSEMAEILDARDRVRKELEALTAREQQVLRLRYGIYDGHPRTLEEVGKVFNVTRERIRQIEAKALRKLRNISKSQKRLKDLNG is encoded by the coding sequence ATGCAGGTAAACCTTAATGAAAAACAAAAACAAGAAGTTGAGCGGCTGATATCTTTGGGCAAAACCAAAGGTTATTTGACATATGATGAAATAGCCGCAAGATTTGTAACAGAATTTGAAGCTAGTGCAGAAATGATGGACGAAGTCTTGAAACTGATCAATGACGAAGGCGTCCAAATACTAGAAAATATTACTCAGATTGATAATGATGATGAAGATATTGACAAATTAATGCGTGATGTAAGCGTAGATGACCCTGTCAAAATGTATCTTAAAGATATAGGCAAGGTTCCTTTGCTTACTGCTGAAGAAGAAACTCGTCTTGCTAAGTTAATGGCAGAGGGTGATGAAGACGCAAAAAACAAGTTGAGCGAATCTAACCTTAGATTAGTTGTCAGCATTGCAAAAAGATATGTTGGCCGTGGAATGCAATTTTTGGATTTGATTCAAGAAGGCAATCTGGGACTCTTAAAAGCCGTAGAAAAATTTGATCATACAAAAGGCTTTAGATTTTCAACATATGCAACATGGTGGATTAGACAGGCAATAACCAGAGCTATTGCCGATCAAGCACGCACCATAAGAATTCCCGTACATATGGTGGAAACCATTAATAAACTCATAAGAGTTACAAGACAGCTATTGCAATCTTTGGGAAGAGAACCTACTCCTGAAGAAATAGCAGAAGAAATGGGAATTTCGGTAGAAAAGGTTAGGGAAATCCAAAAGATAGCTCAGGATCCTGTTTCTCTGGAAACACCTATTGGTGAAGAAGAAGATAGCCATTTGGGCGATTTCGTTCCTGATGAAAATGCAGTTTCGCCTTCTGAAATGGCCGAAATTTTGGATGCACGCGACAGAGTAAGAAAAGAACTTGAGGCTTTGACAGCAAGAGAACAGCAGGTTTTAAGATTGAGATATGGTATCTATGATGGACACCCCAGAACACTTGAAGAAGTTGGCAAGGTGTTTAATGTAACAAGAGAAAGAATAAGACAAATAGAAGCCAAGGCATTAAGGAAACTTCGCAATATTTCCAAGAG